From the Pseudomonas sp. Teo4 genome, the window ATCAGGTCGACATCGTCGTTCTGGAACATGGTCAGGCTCCAGCCGAAGTCGCGATTGTGCCCGAGCATGGCAAACGGGTTGAGTGCCTGGAAGTACCCATAGAGGTTGAAGCCGGGGGCCGATAGCTCGGCTTCATACCATACCGCAGGCACTGCAAAGCTGATGTGCGGGTCGCCGGCCAACAGCGGCAGGCCACTGCGGGTGCGGCTGCCGGCCACGGCCCAGGCGTTGCTGCCCTCGAACTGCGGGATACCGGCATCGCCCAATGCCTCGTGGCTGAGGCGGGCGAGGCTTTCGAGGCTGCGCCAGTCAACGGCGGCCAGCGGGGTGCTCAACGCACCCTGAGGGTTCCAGTCCAGGTCGAAGGGGGCCAGGTACTGCGGGCCGAGTTGGTCGCGGATGTAGGTCAACGCGGGTTCGGTGCGGAACGCGGCGGCGAAACTGTAGGCCAGGTAGCCGGCGATGCTCAGGGTGTCCTCTGCGGTGAACGGGCGCGGCGTGATGCCGAGCAGGTCGAACTCAACGGGCTTGGGATGGCTCGCCTGCCAGGTGTTGACGCCGTCGAGGTAGGCCTGCAGGGCGTGCCATGCCGGTGCGTCGTGGTTCTGACGCTGGGCCATGAGCGCAGCCTGCTCGCGGATGCGCAAACTGCGAAACAGCGTGTCGGTGGGCACCAGTTTGCTACCCAGCACTTCGGCCAATTCACCTCGGGCCAGGCGGCGCATGATCTCCATCTGGAACAGGCGGTCCTGGGCATGCACATAGCCCAGGGCGCGGTACAGGTCCTGCTCGTTCTGTGCTTGAAGGTGCGGCACGCCACGGGCGTCGTAGCCTACGCTCACCGGCGCCTGCAGGCCAGCCAGGGCGACTTCGCCCTCGCGTTGCGGCAGCTTGCCTTGCGCGTACCAGTAACCGGCGCCAGCGGCCACGGCAATGACGATGGCCAACAGGGTCAGGCTGCGCTTCATCGGGACTCCTTGTGCTTGCGACGATCATCGGCGGCTTCGCGCACAGAGCATAGCCTTTTGCAGACGTTGCCATGTGGTTCACATCAGTCTGTCCAAGGGCAGTAGCAACCGACGGCCAGGGTGTTGGAGGCGTTGACCGGGCGACCGTCGAGCAGTGCCTTCAGGATCGGTTCGATGAAGCTGTTGCTGGCGTTGCACACCGCGCCTTCGCTGTAGGGGCCGAAGTAGGCGAGATTGCCTTGCTGGTCCCAGATTGCTACAGCGGGAGAGGCGGGCAGGTGTTCGCTGCCCGGCAAGTTCACGACAGGCTCAAGGGTGCTGAGATTGGCGGGCAATTGCCCGTGGCTGCCAGTTTTCTGGGCTACCAGAAAGGTGACGCCCTTGTCGGCGAACTGGCTGACCAAGTCACTTAGATGCTGCTGGTTGCCGACATTGCACGGGCAGGCCGGGTCCCAGAAATGCACCACGCGGACCTTGCCCGGGCCGGCCAGTTGAGCGGGCAGGCGCAGTTGGCTGCCATCGAACAAGGTCGGCTGGTTTTCGAAGGGGCGCAGGTAGCGGGACTGGAAGCTGTCGTAAGCCCACCAAAGCCCGGCGGCGCAAATCAGGAGGGCAAGACCGGTCAGAAGTCGCGAATGCATGGCATGTCCGATGAGCGGGAAGCGCAGTACTGGGGCCGTTTACGGCCCATCGCCGGCAAGCCGGCTCCCACTGGTACTGCGGTGATCTAGAGGTCGACGCGGTCCATGTGGGAGCCGGCTTGCCAGCGATGGCCTGCGCAGCAGGCCTATTCAGGAAAGGTACGGTTTGTTCCTTGCAAGCTTGCCACGAGCAAGCTCAGAGCTGAATATCCCAGATCAATACTCGCTCTACCGTGGATGCCCCCGATGCCCGCTGCTTTCCACCCCGACCACTTGCGTACCAGCCTTGCGCCACTGACTGCTCGTCAGCCCTTGTCTGTGCAAGCGCAGGATTACCAGCGGTTCTACGGACTCGACCTGCCGGCGCACAGCTGGCTGGGTGGCTTCCGGGCGGCGGGATTCGAGTTGGTGGGGCAGGCCTGGCTACCGCCGCAGCCCGTGGCAACGCTGTTTCTGATGCACGGTTACTACGACCATATGGGCCTTTACCGGCATGTGATCGAATGGGCACTGGGCCTGGGTTACGCGGTGATCAGCTGCGACCTGCCAGGCCATGGCTTGTCCAGTGGCGAGCGCGCCAGCATCACGGATTTTTCGCTATACCAGCAGGTGCTCGATGCCTTGTTCGAGCAGGCGCGCGCACTGGAGCTGCCACGCCCATGGCACTTGTGCGGGCAAAGCACGGGTGGGGCAATCGTGATCGACCACGTGTTGAACAAAGGCGTGCAGAGCCCTTCCGATGGCCAGGTGATTCTGCTGGCGCCATTGGTGCGGCCAAAGGGTTGGCGCTGGTCGAAATTGAGCTATTGCGTGTTGCGCCACTTCGTCAACGGCATCGAGCGGCGCTTCAGCGAGAACACCAACGACCCGGCTTTTTTACCGTTCCTCGAAGCCGACCCGCTGCAGCCACGGCGCCTGCCTACCGCCTGGGTCGGGGCACTGGTGGCGTGGGTCAAGCGCATCGAGGCGGCGCCGCGTAGCACACGGCAGCCGCTGATCGTGCAAGGCGAGGCGGATGGCACGGTGGATTGGCAGCACAACCTGAAGGTGCTCAAGGCCAAATTCCACGAGCCGCAGATTCTGATGTTGCCGGAAGCGCGGCACCATCTGGCCAACGAATTGCCTGGCATCCGCCAGCGCTACTTCGCCTTCATTGACCAGCGGCTGGCGTGATTACTTGAGGTCGTCGGCGCTTCGACCGACCGCCAGGCCCGCCCGCACGGCAGCCAGGGCAGCCTGGTAGTAGGCCTTGCCTTCGGGCGATTCGGCGAAGGTGGCGAACTGTTCCAGCTCGGCATCGGACAGGTCGCGGTAGACGTACAACAGCGTGTTGTTCAAATCTTCGCCAATTTGCGACATCAGGCGCTGGCGTTGGCCATCGAGCATGCCTTGGGCCTGACCGCCACCGAACAGGCCGGGGATCATCGAGCTGAGGCTGTCGGCGGCGACACCGGCGATCGCCAGGCTGACTTCAGCACCAGCCTCGCGGGCAGGCAGGGCCTGGGCCAGGTGGCCGATGATCAACAGGCGGTCGTCGCTGGCCTGGACCTTCGGCAGACCCTTGGCGTTCTTGGCCAGTTGGTCCTTGCGGGTGGCCTGCAACTCGGCCGCCACCACCTTGCGTCCCAGCGGCGACTGGAAGAAGGCCAGTGCCGGTGAAGGATTGGGCAGGGTGGCACGCAGTTGGGCCTGGGCACGGCGATCCATGGCCTGGGCCTGGAAACGCTGGTTGCTGTTGTTGACCAGCGCCTGGTAGACGGCAGGCGGCAAACTGTTGCGGTAGCGTTGCTGGGCCGCAGTCAGGGCATCGTTGAAATGGGCGCGCTGGTCGGGCCAGCCGGCGGCTTTGTACAGTTGATCGAGGCTGTCTGCCCAGACAGGCATGGTGCAGATCATCATCAGAAGCAGGGAAAACAGACGGTGCATTCAGGACTCCTGTCGGCAGGTGGCTATTGTCCTTGGCTCGGCAGTCTTTTGTCGAGATATCAGAGCGGTTCTCAGCCAAGTGGCGCTGTGCGTGGTCATGGCGAATGGATATGATGCGCGCCATGCACATCTCACCTGAACACCCGATGCTGTCGGCCGTCGTCGATGACCTGGCCACCCGTGGCTGGTCGCAGCAGGCCCTTTTCTTGCCAGCCGACCTGGTGCGTGCCCTGGCGGCCGAGTGTCGGCGCCGTCATGCCGAGGGCGAGCTAAACCCGGCCGGGGTTGGGCGCGGCGCTTCCCAGGAGGTGCGCGAGGCGATTCGCGGTGACCAGATCCAGTGGATCGACCCCGGTCAAGCCGAGGCCTGCGATCGCTATCTCGAAGCCATGGACTGCCTGCGCCAAGCCATCAACCGCAGCCTGTTCCTGGGGCTGGAGGACTTCGAGTGCCATTTCGCCCTGTATCCGCCAGGCGCGTTCTATCGTCGGCATCTGGACCGCTTCCGCGACGATGACCGACGTGCCATTTCGGCGGTGTTCTACCTCAATGAAGACTGGCAACCGCAGGACGGCGGCCAGTTGCGCATGTTCCTGGCCGATGAGGTCGAGCACGATGTCATGCCGCAGGCCGGTTGCCTGGTGGTGTTCCTTTCGGGTGATGTTCCCCATGAAGTCTTGCCGGCCGGGCGCGAGCGTCTGTCGCTGACGGGCTGGTTCCGTCGCCGTGGCAACGAACCCTTCTGACCTGCACAAGGTGCTGGTCAGCGCCTGCCTGCTTGGGCAACCGGTGCGTTATGACGGCCGTACGAGCGGGCATCCTGATGTATTGCAGCGCTGGCAGGCCGAAGGCCGGGTGGTGCCTTTATGCCCGGAAGTGGCTGGCGGCTTGCCGACGCCACGCCCGCCTGCGGAGATTCCTGGCGGGCAGGGTGGTGAAGTGCTCGACGGCGAGGTGCAGGTGCTGACGGTGAGCGGTGAGGATGTCAGCGCCGCCTTTCTGGCCGGAGCCCGGCAGGCCCTGGCCCTGGTGCGCCAGCATGGCATTGGGGTGGCGGTGCTCAAGTCGGGCAGCCCGTCCTGTGGCAATCGCCTGACCTACGATGGCACCTTCAGCGGGGTGAAGGTGCCAGGAGAGGGGGTAACCACGGCCTTGCTACGGCGCGAGGGCGTGCTGGTGTTCAGTGAGCTGGAGCTGGAGCAAGCGCAGCAGGCGCTGGCTCGGCTGGCTGATCAGCCTTGAACCACTTCTGTTCCAGTTCCGCCATGCGGCCGCGGTCTTTGAGGCGCTGCAAGGCATTGTTCAGCGCGCTTTCGAAGGCCGGGTTGTTCTTCTGGAACGGGATGACCAGGTGTTTCTCGCCATAGGGCTGGCTGACATCGAACGGGCCGTTGGCGGCAGGTTCTTCCTCCTGCACCGGCAGAGCAACATCGAACTTGCCGCTCTCTACACCCGGCAGCACATCGGCTGCAGGGGCTTCGATGAACTCGGCGCGCAAGTCCAGCTCTCGGGCCAGGTCCTGGCCGAACTCGATCTGAAAGCCCGTCAGGCGGTCGTTCTCCTTGAAGGCATAAGGTTTGTTGTCAGCCTGCACGGCAATCCGCAATTCGCCCCGGTCGGCGATTTCGTCTATCAGCTCGGCCTGAGCCAATGGAGTGATCAGTACTGCCAGCAGTACGCCTATGGTCGAACGCATGAATGCCCCTTTTTCTTTGGCAGATGAATAACCTTCGCCGCGACTTTCTTCCTCGTCGCGGTCGAGCGCAGCCTATGACCTTGAAGCCTTGGCGAGGTTTAACCCTAACTGAAATATTTCTCTTTGTGGGCTATGGTGAACTACCGCCGCCATTCGTTTACAGGCCGCGGTCAATAAGTGAATCACAGGAGAAGTGAATGAACAGCCTATTTTCGCGTGCTGCCGTTGCCGGTCTGCTGATGGGAGTATCGGTGCTCGCCAGTGCCGCAGATGCGCTGAAGAGCCAGGAGCCGCCCAAGGATGCCAAGGTCTTCATCGTTTCCCCCGCCGATGGCGCCACGGTCGACAAAACCTTCACCGTCAAATTCGGCATCGAAGGCATGGCGCTCAAGCCCGCTGGCGACCAGACCCCGCACACCGGCCACCACCACCTGCTGGTGGATGTCGACAAGGCACCGGCTGCCGATCAGCCATTGCCTACCAGCCTGATGCCAGCGAACAACGCGCCGCTGCCGGCCGGCCCGCAAGTGCTGCACTTCGGCAAGGCGCAGACCGAAGCGACCATTACCCTGACGCCGGGCAAGCACACCCTGCAGCTGGTGCTGGGCGACCAGTATCACGTGCCGTTCAAGCCGAGCGTCGAGTCGCAGAAAGTTACTGTAACCGTGAAGTAACGGTTGCTCCCATCGCGGGTAAGCCCGCTCCCACAGGATTTCACCGCCCTTAATGGCAGCGCTGAACCTGTGGGAGCGGGTTCACCCGCGAAAGGGCCGGAACAGGCGACAAAAAAAGGCGACCTTCATCGAAGGCCGCCTTTTTTCGTTACGCTGCGAGCGCTTAGAACAGAACGCGGGAGCGGATGGTGCCCTTGACGTGCTGCAGCTTCTCTTGCGCCAGGTCCGAGTACTCGGCGTCAACGTCGATTACCACGTAACCCACTTTCTCGTTGGTCTGCAGGAACTGACCGGAGATGTTGATACCGTTCTCGGCGAAGACTTTGTTGATCTCGCTGAGTACGCCAGGGATGTTTTCGTGGATGTGCAGCAGGCGGTGCTTGCCCGGGTGCGCTGGCAGGGCCACTTCAGGGAAGTTGACCGAGGATACCGAGGTACCGTTGTCGCTGTACTTGACCAGCTTCTCGGCCACTTCCAGGCCGATGTTGGCTTGGGCTTCGGCGGTGGAACCACCGATGTGCGGAGTCAGGATCACGTTGTCCAGGCCACGCAGCGGGCTTTCGAACTCTTCGTCGTTGGAGCGCGGCTCGACCGGGAATACGTCGATGGCGGCGCCGATCAGGTGCTTGTCCTTGATCGCAGCGGCCAGGTGGTCCAGCTCAACCACGGTGCCACGGGCGGCGTTGATCAGGATCGAGCCCTTTTTCATCGCACGGATTTCTTTCTCGCCGATCATCCATTGGGTGGACGGCAGCTCAGGCACGTGCAGCGAGACGATGTCAGCCAGGCCCAGCAGTTCGGTGAGGCTGGTGACCTGAACGGCATTGCCCAGCGGCAGCTTGGTCAGCGGGTCGTAGAAGTAGACCTGCATGCCCAGGTTCTCGGCCAGGACCGACAGTTGGGTACCGATCGAGCCGTAGCCGACGATGCCCAGCTTCTTGCCACGGATCTCGAACGAGTTGGCCGCGCTCTTGATCCAGCCACCACGGTGGCAGGAGGCGTTTTTCTCAGGGATGCCGCGCAGCAGCAGGATGGCCTCGGCCAGTACCAGTTCGGCTACCGAACGGGTGTTGGAGTAAGGTGCGTTGAACACGGCGATGCCGCGCTCGCGAGCAGCTTCGAGGTCGACCTGGTTGGTGCCGATGCAGAAACAGCCGACGGCGACCAGTTTCTTCGCGCAGTCGAAGATTTCTTCGGTCAGTTGGGTGCGCGAACGAATACCGATGAAGTGGGCATCGGCGATCTTTTCCTTCAGCTCGGCTTCAGGCAACGAACCAGTGAGGTATTCGATGTTGGTGTAGCCGGCAGCCTTGAGGGTATCGACCGCGTTCTGGTGCACACCTTCAAGAAGAAGGAACTTGATCTTGCTCTTGTCGAGAGAAGTCTTGCTCATCTGCGTAAACCTGTATCCCGGAGAAAAAATGGCGAGAGGGTAAAGCGGCGCGGTGTCGGCCTTAGCACGAACAGCAGGGGGGCTATGCTAGCATACGCGACACAATCTGAGCTTATCCCGACAGGTGAAGAGTGCTCAGGGTGACTATGAATAAGTCGAGAGTTCCAGCGATGACCCACCCGGCGGTAATTGATGAACTGAAGACCCTGGTCGACCCTGGCAGGGTCCTGACCGACGCGGCTTCCCTCGAAGCGTACGGCAAGGACTGGACCAAGCACTACCCGCCAGCGCCTACGGCCATCGTCTTCCCCAAGACTGTAGAACAGGTGCAGGCCATCGTCCGCTGGGCCAACCGCTACAGGGTCGCGCTGGTGCCTTCCGGCGGGCGTACCGGGCTGTCTGCCGGGGCCGTGGCCGCCAACGGCGAGGTGGTGGTCGCCTTCGACTACATGAACCAGATTCTCGACTTCAACGCCTTCGACCGCACCGTGGTCTGCCAGCCGGGTGTCATTACTCGCCAGTTGCAGTCGTTTGCCGAAGAGCAAGGCCTGTATTACCCGGTGGACTTCGCGTCCTCCGGTTCCAGCCAGATTGGCGGCAATATTGGCACCAATGCCGGTGGAATCAAGGTGATTCGCTACGGCATGACCCGTAATTGGGTCGCCGGACTCAAGGTGGTCACTGGCAAGGGCGAACTGCTTGAACTCAACAAGGACCTGATCAAGAACGCCACCGGCTACGACCTGCGCCAGTTGTTCATCGGCGCCGAAGGCACGCTGGGCTTCGTGGTCGAGGCAACCATGCGCCTGGACCGCGCACCGCGCAACCTCACCGCGATGGTGCTGGGCACGCCGGACTTCGACTCGATCATGCCGGTGCTGCATGCCTTCCAGGCCAAGCTGGACCTGACCGCCTTCGAGTTCTTTTCCGACAAGGGCCTGGCCAAGATCATGGGGCGCGGCGATGTGCCAGCGCCGTTCGAGACAGACTGCCCGTTCTATGCGCTGCTGGAGTTCGAGGCCAGTACCGAGGAAGTCGCCAACGAGGCCCTGGCCACCTTCGAGCATTGCGTCGAGCAAGGCTGGGTGCTGGATGGGGTCATGAGCCAGAGCGAGACCCAGCTGAAGAACCTGTGGAAGCTGCGCGAGTACCTGTCCGAGACCATCTCCCACTGGACCCCTTACAAGAACGACATATCCGTCACGGTTTCCAAGGTGCCGGCTTTCCTGCGTGACATTGATGCCATCGTCGGTGAGCACTACCCGGACTACGAAGTGGTCTGGTACGGCCATATCGGTGACGGCAACCTGCACCTGAACATCCTCAAGCCCGACCACATGAGCAAGGACGACTTCTTCGCCTCCTGC encodes:
- a CDS encoding alpha/beta hydrolase, encoding MPAAFHPDHLRTSLAPLTARQPLSVQAQDYQRFYGLDLPAHSWLGGFRAAGFELVGQAWLPPQPVATLFLMHGYYDHMGLYRHVIEWALGLGYAVISCDLPGHGLSSGERASITDFSLYQQVLDALFEQARALELPRPWHLCGQSTGGAIVIDHVLNKGVQSPSDGQVILLAPLVRPKGWRWSKLSYCVLRHFVNGIERRFSENTNDPAFLPFLEADPLQPRRLPTAWVGALVAWVKRIEAAPRSTRQPLIVQGEADGTVDWQHNLKVLKAKFHEPQILMLPEARHHLANELPGIRQRYFAFIDQRLA
- a CDS encoding DUF2059 domain-containing protein, which gives rise to MHRLFSLLLMMICTMPVWADSLDQLYKAAGWPDQRAHFNDALTAAQQRYRNSLPPAVYQALVNNSNQRFQAQAMDRRAQAQLRATLPNPSPALAFFQSPLGRKVVAAELQATRKDQLAKNAKGLPKVQASDDRLLIIGHLAQALPAREAGAEVSLAIAGVAADSLSSMIPGLFGGGQAQGMLDGQRQRLMSQIGEDLNNTLLYVYRDLSDAELEQFATFAESPEGKAYYQAALAAVRAGLAVGRSADDLK
- a CDS encoding FAD-binding oxidoreductase, whose protein sequence is MTHPAVIDELKTLVDPGRVLTDAASLEAYGKDWTKHYPPAPTAIVFPKTVEQVQAIVRWANRYRVALVPSGGRTGLSAGAVAANGEVVVAFDYMNQILDFNAFDRTVVCQPGVITRQLQSFAEEQGLYYPVDFASSGSSQIGGNIGTNAGGIKVIRYGMTRNWVAGLKVVTGKGELLELNKDLIKNATGYDLRQLFIGAEGTLGFVVEATMRLDRAPRNLTAMVLGTPDFDSIMPVLHAFQAKLDLTAFEFFSDKGLAKIMGRGDVPAPFETDCPFYALLEFEASTEEVANEALATFEHCVEQGWVLDGVMSQSETQLKNLWKLREYLSETISHWTPYKNDISVTVSKVPAFLRDIDAIVGEHYPDYEVVWYGHIGDGNLHLNILKPDHMSKDDFFASCTKVNKWVFEIVRRYNGSISAEHGVGMTKRDYLGYSRSAEEIACMKAIKAVFDPNGIMNPGKIFAPE
- a CDS encoding DUF523 domain-containing protein, translating into MATNPSDLHKVLVSACLLGQPVRYDGRTSGHPDVLQRWQAEGRVVPLCPEVAGGLPTPRPPAEIPGGQGGEVLDGEVQVLTVSGEDVSAAFLAGARQALALVRQHGIGVAVLKSGSPSCGNRLTYDGTFSGVKVPGEGVTTALLRREGVLVFSELELEQAQQALARLADQP
- a CDS encoding 2OG-Fe(II) oxygenase, which produces MRAMHISPEHPMLSAVVDDLATRGWSQQALFLPADLVRALAAECRRRHAEGELNPAGVGRGASQEVREAIRGDQIQWIDPGQAEACDRYLEAMDCLRQAINRSLFLGLEDFECHFALYPPGAFYRRHLDRFRDDDRRAISAVFYLNEDWQPQDGGQLRMFLADEVEHDVMPQAGCLVVFLSGDVPHEVLPAGRERLSLTGWFRRRGNEPF
- a CDS encoding DUF6436 domain-containing protein, with product MHSRLLTGLALLICAAGLWWAYDSFQSRYLRPFENQPTLFDGSQLRLPAQLAGPGKVRVVHFWDPACPCNVGNQQHLSDLVSQFADKGVTFLVAQKTGSHGQLPANLSTLEPVVNLPGSEHLPASPAVAIWDQQGNLAYFGPYSEGAVCNASNSFIEPILKALLDGRPVNASNTLAVGCYCPWTD
- a CDS encoding DUF4399 domain-containing protein; the protein is MNSLFSRAAVAGLLMGVSVLASAADALKSQEPPKDAKVFIVSPADGATVDKTFTVKFGIEGMALKPAGDQTPHTGHHHLLVDVDKAPAADQPLPTSLMPANNAPLPAGPQVLHFGKAQTEATITLTPGKHTLQLVLGDQYHVPFKPSVESQKVTVTVK
- a CDS encoding transporter substrate-binding domain-containing protein, giving the protein MRSTIGVLLAVLITPLAQAELIDEIADRGELRIAVQADNKPYAFKENDRLTGFQIEFGQDLARELDLRAEFIEAPAADVLPGVESGKFDVALPVQEEEPAANGPFDVSQPYGEKHLVIPFQKNNPAFESALNNALQRLKDRGRMAELEQKWFKADQPAEPAPAALAPAPAH
- the serA gene encoding phosphoglycerate dehydrogenase; amino-acid sequence: MSKTSLDKSKIKFLLLEGVHQNAVDTLKAAGYTNIEYLTGSLPEAELKEKIADAHFIGIRSRTQLTEEIFDCAKKLVAVGCFCIGTNQVDLEAARERGIAVFNAPYSNTRSVAELVLAEAILLLRGIPEKNASCHRGGWIKSAANSFEIRGKKLGIVGYGSIGTQLSVLAENLGMQVYFYDPLTKLPLGNAVQVTSLTELLGLADIVSLHVPELPSTQWMIGEKEIRAMKKGSILINAARGTVVELDHLAAAIKDKHLIGAAIDVFPVEPRSNDEEFESPLRGLDNVILTPHIGGSTAEAQANIGLEVAEKLVKYSDNGTSVSSVNFPEVALPAHPGKHRLLHIHENIPGVLSEINKVFAENGINISGQFLQTNEKVGYVVIDVDAEYSDLAQEKLQHVKGTIRSRVLF